In Spodoptera frugiperda isolate SF20-4 chromosome 1, AGI-APGP_CSIRO_Sfru_2.0, whole genome shotgun sequence, the following are encoded in one genomic region:
- the LOC126910986 gene encoding transcription-associated protein 1-like: MMASMAAGGPGDPHTQMNTYRSYVTMLADPGAKDEIKLKAAQELSENFEVILSSPQYPQFLDHSLKIFLKILQEGEPHFIAEYNIQQVRKLILEMIHRLPISETLRPYVKSILILMLKLMEIENEENVLVCLKIFMELHKQYRPTYSTEFVHIKCREDMEHNFRSSSSHINL, encoded by the exons ATGATGGCTTCGATGGCTGCAGGCGGACCTGGGGATCCGCATACCCAGATGAATACCTACAGGAGCTATGTGACCATGCTGGCGGACCCGGGCGCCAAGGATGAGATCAAGCTGAAGGCAGCCCAGGAACTCAGCGAAAACTTTGAG gtAATACTCAGCTCCCCTCAGTATCCACAATTCCTAGACCATTCCCTGAAAATATTCCTCAAAATACTGCAAGAAGGGGAGCCACACTTTATAGCGGAGTATAATATTCAGCAAGTGCGGAAACTGATCCTTGAGATGATCCATCGTCTCCCCATCAGTGAAACATTAAGGCCTTATgtaaaaagtatattaatattgatgttAAAACTGATGGAGATAGAAAATGAAGAAAACGTCCTGGTCTGCTTGAAGATATTTATGGAATTACACAAACAGTACAGGCCTACATACTCCACCGAATTTG TGCACATAAAATGTAGAGAGGATATGGAGCATAACTTCAGGAGTTCAAGTTCTCATATAAATCTTTAG
- the LOC126911311 gene encoding plexin-B-like: MAITTTVLVITFWLQCTIVYGYEFISKYPNQPNETYRFYHIAVDKISGQVYAGSLNWIHQLSPDLKPIHVIGTGPILDNPMCHASGCTSSDIKTTWTDNVNKILVIDQESGRVISCGSVAQGSCTKYKLGDLSAKPEFVPVSVAANDADASTYAFIGPERYNSWDRSNVLYVGTTFTNNGEYRHDVPAISSRDLMTLDTAQLTFNKQSSIQIDVKYRDNFLVQYMYGFNASDYAYFLIIQKHSHLAGNEELGYVSRLARTCVNDDNYNSYTEVTLECHVREESASGKSEVVNYNLVQDAKIAKAGANLAAQLGIETGDSILVAVFSPSKSISNEPMAKSAICVFSLQEIEIKFNENVHMCFNGSTKARNMGYISGMISDGKCPSVGSTGNILNFCEVGLKISGLYPIKTMSVINWNDTLITSVTMSVTGLHTVAFLGTNNGILKKVLIDADKALEYSSEQILAGQRILPDTTLSPYQKTLYVLARNTIVQIPTERCAEHGNCSACLESNDPHCGWCSLEKRCTVQNMCQKGTQSAPRWLSQYIGQQCIDFEQILPDRISMNEVTTVQLIIRTLPELPVGSKYKCVFGNAPAIDAAVTSNGLACPTPDVKHRPKITQNQDHVYVSLSVHSSETNKDFVSRNFAFYDCSKHTTCHSCILSEWACNWCIYDNKCTHDTSVCQRTIISGENNPTKLLNHGIGHCPRIRQYKKPILLPNNVPKELELEVENLPHLQPGHTGFQCIVSIELANMILPARVESNHYIVCDKTTYSYEEDVGEYNVSVKIVWNHKHYIDTINITLYKCEILGSHREHADCSLCITRNSIYKCTWCGNSCSYSETCLENPVTECPKPRIDMIKPLSGPIEGGTIVTIEGSNLGLRVEEVSGKVRIGDVPCEIVDFEVSVSITCRTGPSNGSAVAPVIVENDSGHTESSVLFSYKNIKLQGLYPTLGPVAGGTQLAIGGQHLNIGSSISAYLDELPCSVNTTQTSNSRLICITPKANAPRVIHTLTVGIDNANRTLHGDLFNYTADPTIMEIKPLKSFVSGGRMITVHGTNLHTIQKPLMKLYFANEVLPVNHTACTVLNEHQMECPSPAVNNKYSEILQATKTQTSTPQVAMKVGFVLDNVETMHEKHFNPPRTHMVYVDDPHVYQFPNKGVKSYKGDPLVIEGENLIRASDETDVIVTIGTQPCNVTSLTMQQLLCTPPEIQPANTDENGLQISEISLPLVVVKIGKNLRFPIGYLHYELLRNYNFPPEVIAGIAGGTFFLVLIFMIVLVMYRRRSTKAEREYKRIQIQMDTLESNVRLECKLAFAELQTDMSDLAADLEHSGIPTLDHVNYVMKVFFPGVSDHPILNVQRQFINTPRTNYDAAMIQFEQLLNNKCFLLSFIDTLESQKSFNIRDKVNVASLLMIILMGKMEYATDILKSLLLRLIDKSICNKHPQLMLRRTESVVEKMLTNWMALCMYYYLKDYAGSSLFLLFKAIKHQIEKGVVDAITHEARYSLSEEKLLKEQIDYQTITLHIVQDDFDEKVQCKVLDCDSISQVKSKILDALFKNTPFSMRPSVHEVDLEWRHGRGGHVTLQDEDVTTKTINGWRKLNTLAHYGVKESAIMSLISRQNDSFNTPYKIPCKNCTGIYCSNSHIRVYNSDITDQNVHYYHLVKPIEYQHIINKSSEHSHKAIPEIFLTRLLSTKGTVHKFVDDFFSTILTVNEVLPPAVKWLFDLFDDAARTHGIMNPEVVHAWKSNSLPLRFWVNLIKNPDFIFDINKTATVDSSLSVIAQTFMDACSLTEHRLCKDSPSNKLLFAKDLPTYRDMVIRFYQSVSQLPQVTDQELSTSMQQLSVEQLNEFDTLSALKELYIYVSKYREQIILGLENKMHLAHKLDNIACTMEGDPTSIC; this comes from the coding sequence ATGGCCATTACTACTACAGTGTTAGTCATAACATTTTGGCTTCAGTGCACAATAGTGTATGGATACGAATTCATATCAAAATATCCGAATCAGCCTAATGAGACCTACCGTTTCTATCATATTGCTGTGGACAAGATTAGCGGCCAAGTGTATGCTGGTTCGTTAAATTGGATTCATCAGTTAAGCCCTGATTTGAAACCAATCCATGTAATAGGCACGGGTCCGATTCTTGACAACCCAATGTGTCATGCAAGTGGTTGCACTTCGTCAGATATAAAGACTACATGGACCGataatgtgaataaaatattagtgaTAGACCAAGAATCCGGGAGAGTGATTTCGTGCGGTTCAGTGGCGCAAGGTTCCTGTACCAAGTACAAGCTTGGAGATCTGTCTGCGAAGCCGGAGTTTGTTCCAGTGAGTGTAGCGGCTAACGACGCTGATGCATCTACCTACGCGTTCATCGGACCTGAGAGGTACAATTCATGGGACAGATCTAATGTGCTCTATGTGGGGACTACATTCACCAACAATGGAGAGTACAGGCACGACGTCCCCGCGATATCCAGCCGCGACCTGATGACCCTCGACACCGCACAACTAACATTCAACAAGCAGAGTTCAATACAAATAGATGTTAAGTACAGAGACAACTTCTTAGTTCAGTACATGTATGGCTTTAATGCTAGTGACTATGCATATTTTTTGATAATCCAGAAACATTCCCACCTTGCTGGCAATGAGGAACTAGGCTATGTGTCCCGCCTGGCCCGCACCTGTGTCAATGATGACAACTACAACAGCTACACAGAAGTTACTCTAGAGTGTCATGTTAGGGAGGAAAGTGCTAGTGGTAAGAGTGAAGTGGTCAATTATAATTTAGTGCAAGATGCTAAGATTGCTAAGGCTGGTGCCAACCTAGCTGCCCAGCTGGGTATAGAGACAGGAGATTCTATTCTTGTAGCTGTTTTTAGTCCATCTAAAAGTATTTCTAATGAGCCTATGGCAAAGTCAGCtatttgtgtattttctttGCAAGAGATAGAAATCAAGTTTAATGAGAATGTCCATATGTGTTTTAATGGTAGCACTAAGGCTCGCAACATGGGCTACATATCAGGCATGATATCTGATGGAAAATGTCCCAGTGTTGGTTCAACAggaaatatacttaatttttgtGAGGTAGGTCTTAAAATAAGTGGGCTTTATCCTATCAAAACAATGTCTGTTATTAATTGGAATGATACATTAATTACCTCTGTAACTATGTCTGTGACTGGTTTGCATACTGTAGCTTTTCTAGGTACTAACAATGGTATTTTAAAGAAAGTCCTTATTGATGCTGATAAAGCATTAGAGTATTCAAGTGAACAAATTTTAGCTGGCCAGAGAATCCTACCAGACACCACACTGTCACCATACCAAAAGACACTGTATGTGTTGGCAAGAAATACAATAGTGCAAATACCAACTGAGAGATGTGCTGAGCATGGCAATTGTTCTGCTTGTCTAGAATCCAATGATCCTCACTGTGGATGGTGTTCTTTGGAAAAACGCTGCACAGTTCAAAATATGTGTCAAAAAGGAACACAGAGTGCACCCAGATGGTTGTCTCAGTACATTGGCCAGCAGTGCATTGATTTTGAACAGATTCTGCCTGACAGGATATCTATGAATGAAGTAACAACAGTGCAGCTTATAATTAGAACTTTACCAGAACTGCCAGTTGGATCCAAGTACAAGTGTGTGTTTGGCAATGCACCTGCTATAGATGCTGCTGTAACATCTAATGGTTTAGCTTGTCCTACACCTGATGTTAAACACAGACCCAAAATCACACAAAATCAAGACCATGTGTATGTTTCACTTTCTGTACATTCATCAGAGACAAACAAAGATTTTGTTTCCAGAAACTTTGCTTTCTATGATTGTTCTAAGCATACAACATGTCATTCTTGCATATTGAGTGAATGGGCCTGTAATTGGTGCATATATGATAACAAGTGCACTCATGATACATCTGTTTGCCAGAGGACCATAATTAGTGGTGAAAACAATCCTACTAAACTTTTGAATCATGGTATTGGACATTGTCCTAGAATAAGACAATACAAGAAACCTATTTTGCTACCTAATAATGTGCCTaaagaattggaacttgaagtGGAAAATTTGCCTCACCTACAACCAGGACACACAGGGTTCCAGTGTATAGTGAGCATTGAGCTAGCCAACATGATATTGCCTGCAAGAGTTGAGTCAAATCATTACATTGTGTGTGACAAAACAACATATTCATATGAAGAGGATGTAGGGGAGTATAATGTGAGTGTTAAAATTGTTTGGAATCATAAACATTACATAGACACAATCAACATCACACTGTACAAATGTGAAATTCTAGGATCACACAGGGAACATGCGGATTGCTCTCTTTGTATAACTCGAAACTCCATTTATAAATGCACCTGGTGTGGTAATTCTTGTTCCTACAGTGAAACATGTTTGGAAAATCCAGTAACTGAGTGTCCAAAACCTAGAATTGATATGATAAAGCCATTAAGTGGACCAATTGAAGGCGGTACCATAGTTACCATTGAAGGCAGTAATCTTGGTTTGAGAGTTGAAGAAGTATCTGGAAAAGTTAGAATTGGGGATGTTCCATGTGAAATAGTGGACTTTGAAGTATCTGTCAGCATCACATGTCGGACAGGTCCTTCTAATGGCTCTGCTGTGGCACCTGTTATTGTGGAAAATGATTCTGGTCACACAGAATCATCTGTTCTATTtagttataaaaacattaaacttcAGGGCCTCTATCCAACACTTGGCCCTGTTGCAGGTGGCACTCAGTTAGCAATAGGAGGGCAGCATTTAAATATTGGTTCATCAATATCTGCCTATTTGGATGAATTACCTTGCTCTGTAAATACAACACAGACATCAAACAGTAGGTTAATATGTATTACTCCAAAAGCAAATGCACCCAGAGTGATTCATACATTGACTGTGGGTATAGATAATGCAAATCGAACTTTACAtggagatttatttaattatacagcAGACCCAACTATAATGGAAATAAAACCGTTGAAGAGCTTCGTATCTGGTGGCAGAATGATTACAGTTCATGGTACAAACTTGCACACTATTCAGAAACCCcttatgaaattatattttgctAATGAAGTGCTCCCTGTAAATCACACAGCTTGTACTGTGCTCAATGAACATCAGATGGAATGTCCCAGTCCTGCAGTGAATAACAAATATTCTGAAATTTTGCAAGCAACTAAAACTCAAACAAGTACTCCACAGGTAGCCATGAAAGTTGGTTTTGTTTTGGATAATGTGGAAACAATGCATGAAAAACACTTCAATCCTCCAAGAACACATATGGTGTATGTGGATGATCCTCATGTTTACCAATTTCCTAATAAAGGCGTGAAATCTTATAAGGGAGACCCATTGGTGATAGAAGGTGAGAATCTAATAAGAGCAAGTGATGAAACTGATGTTATAGTTACTATTGGAACCCAACCTTGTAATGTGACTAGTCTCACCATGCAACAACTGTTGTGCACTCCTCCTGAGATACAACCAGCTAATACAGATGAAAATGGTTTACAAATATCGGAAATTAGTTTACCTTTGGTGGTTGTTAAAATTGGAAAGAATTTACGGTTTCCTATTGGGTACCTTCACTATGAATTACTCAGAAATTACAACTTCCCGCCGGAAGTCATCGCTGGAATAGCTGGTGGGACTTTCTTTTTAGTGCTTATATTTATGATTGTGTTAGTTATGTACAGACGTCGCAGTACAAAAGCAGAAAGAGAATATAAACGAATACAAATTCAGATGGACACTTTAGAGAGCAATGTTAGATTAGAATGTAAATTGGCTTTTGCGGAGTTGCAAACTGATATGTCTGATTTGGCAGCTGATTTGGAACATTCAGGTATACCGACGCTCGATCATGTAAACTACGTGATGAAGGTATTTTTCCCGGGCGTGTCAGACCATCCCATATTGAATGTTCAACGTCAATTTATTAACACTCCCAGAACCAATTACGATGCTGCTATGATTCAATTTGAGCaacttttgaataataaatgtttccTTTTGTCATTTATAGACACATTAGAGTCACAAAAGTCGTTTAACATTCGAGACAAAGTGAATGTGGCTTCCCTGTTGATGATTATCCTCATGGGAAAAATGGAATATGCTACAGATATTTTGAAGTCCCTTCTCTTGCGTCTTATTGATAAATCTATATGTAATAAGCATCCACAACTCATGTTAAGGCGAACTGAGAGTGTGGTTGAAAAAATGTTAACTAATTGGATggctttatgtatgtattattatttaaaagactATGCAGGTTCTTCGTTGTTTTTGCTCTTCAAGGCAATAAAACATCAAATCGAGAAGGGGGTTGTAGATGCAATAACCCACGAAGCTCGATATTCCTTGTCGGAAGAAAAACTTCTGAAGGAACAAATTGATTACCAAACTATAACATTGCATATAGTCCAagatgattttgatgaaaaagtTCAATGTAAAGTGCTAGATTGCGATAGTATTTCACAagttaaatctaaaatattagATGCTCTGTTTAAAAATACTCCATTCTCTATGCGACCATCCGTCCATGAAGTTGATTTAGAATGGCGACACGGAAGGGGTGGACATGTTACGCTCCAAGATGAGGACGTTACCACAAAGACGATTAATGGTTGGCGTAAATTGAATACACTAGCCCATTACGGCGTCAAAGAATCGGCTATCATGTCTTTGATATCTCGACAAAACGATAGTTTTAACACTCCATATAAAATACCCTGCAAGAATTGCACAGGAATATATTGTTCAAATTCTCACATAAGAGTGTATAACAGTGACATTACAGATCAAAATGTTCACTACTACCACTTGGTGAAACCTATAGAGTACCAGCACATTATAAACAAGTCATCAGAACACAGTCATAAAGCTATTCCAGAAATATTCCTCACCCGATTACTCTCGACAAAAGGCACAGTCCACAAGTTTGTCGATGATTTCTTCAGCACTATTCTTACCGTGAATGAAGTCTTGCCACCAGCAGTGAAGTGGTTGTTTGACCTTTTCGATGACGCTGCTCGAACACACGGTATCATGAATCCTGAAGTAGTCCATGCTTGGAAATCGAATAGCTTACCTCTAAGATTTTGGGTGAATCTCATTAAGAATCCAGATTTtatatttgatataaataaaacagctaCTGTTGACTCTTCATTATCAGTTATCGCTCAAACTTTCATGGATGCTTGTTCATTGACTGAACATCGACTGTGTAAAGATTCTCCTTCTAACAAATTACTTTTTGCTAAAGACTTGCCTACGTATAGAGACATGGTTATAAGATTTTATCAATCTGTATCTCAATTACCTCAAGTAACAGACCAAGAGCTAAGTACTTCTATGCAACAACTCTCCGTGGAACAGTTGAATGAGTTCGACACTCTTTCGGCCTTAAAAGAGTTGTATATCTATGTCAGTAAATATAGAGAACAAATTATATTAGGACTAGAAAACAAAATGCACTTAGCTCATAAATTAGATAATATAGCATGCACTATGGAAGGGGATCCTACATCTATCTGCTGA